A region from the Sandaracinus amylolyticus genome encodes:
- a CDS encoding bifunctional chorismate mutase/prephenate dehydratase produces the protein MADSRDEMAQIRAALEQADADLVAALDARARAVRGYVALRERDPEGYHVLPNAAEVLTRVRELRREFPENGLEPVVREVLGVCAAMIAPVQVAVLGPEAGLTHLAARRWFGSQAEVRAMANVTDVFAEIDRGRAAHAVVPFETSTDGALSATLSCLVETHAKVIGEVSAVNAWHLWSRTGNAGDVEKIYGAATTIAACERTLKAEFPRATLLDVRSGVVAAQLALEDHGAAALGSELLGELGTTLRIGSERPAPMRTERGSERPVADTLRLVRKHVEDDPGATTRFVVLGQQQPRRTGADRTMIVLALSEDPGSLYAALQPFAERGINLTRLESRPARSSAWRLVFFVELDGHGSDRAVLTAIDEVKARARHLKVLGSYPRP, from the coding sequence ATGGCTGACTCGCGGGACGAGATGGCGCAGATCCGCGCCGCGCTGGAGCAGGCCGACGCCGATCTCGTGGCTGCGCTCGATGCGAGAGCGCGAGCGGTTCGTGGATACGTCGCGCTGCGCGAGCGCGACCCCGAGGGCTACCACGTGCTCCCCAACGCGGCCGAGGTGCTCACGCGCGTGCGCGAGCTCCGGCGCGAGTTCCCCGAGAACGGTCTCGAGCCCGTGGTGCGCGAGGTGCTCGGCGTCTGCGCCGCGATGATCGCGCCGGTGCAGGTCGCGGTGCTCGGCCCCGAGGCGGGCCTCACGCACCTCGCCGCGCGTCGCTGGTTCGGCTCGCAGGCCGAGGTGCGCGCGATGGCGAACGTCACCGACGTGTTCGCGGAGATCGATCGCGGCCGCGCCGCGCACGCCGTCGTGCCGTTCGAGACCTCGACCGACGGCGCGCTCTCCGCGACGCTCTCGTGCCTCGTCGAGACGCACGCGAAGGTCATCGGCGAGGTCAGCGCGGTCAACGCGTGGCACCTCTGGTCGCGCACCGGCAACGCGGGCGACGTGGAGAAGATCTACGGCGCGGCGACGACCATCGCGGCGTGCGAGCGCACGCTGAAAGCGGAGTTCCCGCGCGCGACCCTGCTCGACGTGCGGAGCGGCGTCGTCGCGGCGCAGCTCGCGCTCGAGGATCACGGCGCGGCCGCGCTGGGCAGCGAGCTGCTCGGAGAGCTCGGCACGACGCTGCGGATCGGCTCGGAGCGACCCGCCCCGATGCGCACCGAGCGCGGCTCGGAGCGTCCGGTGGCGGACACGCTTCGTCTGGTGCGCAAGCACGTCGAGGACGATCCCGGCGCGACCACGCGCTTCGTCGTGCTCGGCCAGCAGCAGCCGCGCCGCACCGGCGCCGATCGCACGATGATCGTGCTCGCGCTCAGCGAGGATCCCGGCTCGCTCTACGCGGCGCTCCAGCCCTTCGCGGAGCGCGGGATCAACCTCACGCGCCTCGAGTCCCGCCCCGCGCGATCGAGCGCGTGGCGCCTCGTCTTCTTCGTCGAGCTCGACGGGCACGGCAGCGATCGCGCGGTGCTCACCGCGATCGACGAGGTGAAGGCGCGCGCGCGCCACCTCAAGGTCCTCGGCTCGTATCCGCGTCCTTGA
- a CDS encoding 30S ribosomal protein S1, with product MPQSEIQTRAPNPNSFAALFEASVAKADSLKEGEIVSGTVIAIGKDNVVVDIGYKSEGVIPISEFVGPSGAAEVKPGDAVDVFVESKETDDGLVLLSKEKADKLKVWDEISAACERDELIQGTITARVKGGLSVTIRGGVKAFLPGSQVDLRPVRNLDKLIGQTYDFKVIKFNKKRGNIVLSRRVLLEKERDELKARTLQNLEEGMVVTGVIKNITEYGAFVDLGGIDGLLHITDMSWGRVNHPSEVFNVGDEVTVKVLKYNAETERVSLGLKQTIDDPWNTAAERYPAGMRISGKVVSITDYGAFVELEPGIEGLIHVSEMSWKKPKHPSKVLEVGQEVECAILDVDAVNKRISLGLKQLEPDPWSIFVQKYNPGDIIRGKVRSVTDYGVFVGIEEGVDGMVHKSDLSWTQRINNPADVYRKGDEVEAIILSINHDEKKVSLGIKQLYEDPWTRIPSDYPAGTMLEVRVISIADFGVFVELERGVEGLVPMSELSYDRIDDPRKIVQEGQIVRAEIIDVNPSDRRITLSLKKMELEQGTPVMKYGEERSAEPAARPTGPSRSTGGAKLGDVLKQKLGGLGVGGQDEES from the coding sequence ATGCCCCAGTCCGAGATCCAGACCCGTGCCCCGAACCCGAACAGCTTCGCGGCCCTCTTCGAGGCCTCCGTCGCGAAGGCCGACTCGCTCAAGGAAGGCGAGATCGTCTCGGGCACGGTGATCGCGATCGGCAAGGACAACGTCGTCGTCGACATCGGCTACAAGTCCGAGGGCGTCATCCCGATCTCCGAGTTCGTCGGCCCGAGCGGCGCGGCGGAGGTCAAGCCGGGTGATGCGGTCGACGTGTTCGTCGAGTCCAAGGAGACCGACGACGGCCTCGTGCTCCTCTCGAAGGAGAAGGCCGACAAGCTCAAGGTCTGGGACGAGATCAGCGCCGCGTGCGAGCGCGACGAGCTCATCCAGGGAACGATCACCGCGCGCGTGAAGGGTGGCCTCAGCGTCACGATCCGCGGCGGCGTGAAGGCGTTCCTTCCCGGATCGCAGGTCGATCTCCGCCCCGTCCGCAACTTGGACAAGCTGATCGGCCAGACCTACGACTTCAAGGTCATCAAGTTCAACAAGAAGCGCGGCAACATCGTCCTGTCGCGCCGCGTGCTCCTCGAGAAGGAGCGTGACGAGCTGAAGGCCCGCACGCTGCAGAACCTCGAAGAGGGCATGGTCGTCACCGGCGTCATCAAGAACATCACCGAGTACGGTGCGTTCGTGGACCTCGGCGGCATCGACGGCCTCCTCCACATCACCGACATGAGCTGGGGCCGGGTCAACCACCCGTCCGAAGTGTTCAACGTCGGCGACGAGGTCACCGTCAAGGTCCTCAAGTACAACGCGGAGACGGAGCGCGTCTCGCTCGGTCTCAAGCAGACCATCGACGATCCGTGGAACACCGCGGCGGAGCGCTACCCGGCGGGCATGCGCATCAGCGGCAAGGTGGTCTCGATCACCGACTACGGCGCGTTCGTCGAGCTCGAGCCCGGCATCGAAGGCCTCATCCACGTCAGCGAGATGTCGTGGAAGAAGCCGAAGCACCCGTCGAAGGTGCTCGAGGTCGGCCAGGAGGTGGAGTGCGCCATCCTGGACGTCGATGCGGTCAACAAGCGCATCTCGCTCGGTCTCAAGCAGCTCGAGCCCGATCCGTGGTCGATCTTCGTCCAGAAGTACAACCCGGGCGACATCATCCGCGGCAAGGTCCGCAGCGTGACCGACTACGGCGTCTTCGTGGGCATCGAAGAGGGCGTCGACGGCATGGTCCACAAGAGCGACCTCTCGTGGACGCAGCGCATCAACAACCCGGCGGACGTCTACCGCAAGGGTGACGAGGTCGAGGCGATCATCCTCTCGATCAACCACGACGAGAAGAAGGTCTCGCTCGGCATCAAGCAGCTCTACGAAGATCCGTGGACGCGCATCCCGTCGGACTACCCGGCCGGCACGATGCTCGAGGTCCGCGTCATCTCGATCGCCGACTTCGGCGTGTTCGTGGAGCTCGAGCGTGGTGTCGAGGGTCTCGTCCCGATGAGCGAGCTCTCGTACGACCGCATCGACGATCCGCGCAAGATCGTCCAGGAAGGCCAGATCGTTCGCGCCGAGATCATCGACGTGAACCCCTCGGACCGCCGCATCACGCTCTCGCTCAAGAAGATGGAGCTGGAGCAGGGCACGCCGGTCATGAAGTACGGCGAGGAGCGCTCGGCCGAGCCGGCCGCGCGTCCGACCGGTCCGTCGCGCAGCACCGGCGGCGCGAAGCTGGGCGACGTGCTCAAGCAGAAGCTCGGCGGCCTCGGCGTCGGCGGGCAGGACGAGGAGAGCTGA
- the mutS gene encoding DNA mismatch repair protein MutS, producing MAKAKEGAHSPAMQQFFRAKEQHPDALLFFRMGDFYEMFFDDAVIASKALDLTLTARSKGIDGREVPMAGVPHHAAASYLARLLEKGFKVAICEQMADPATVKGIVPREVVRVVTPGLALDPDALDARTDNALVAVACEGETFGIAALELTRAELRACTVSGGAAMLAEVLRLDPREVLVVRGGETHAALARALPKARVAEHATPADRRAALAIALDDAAIGDASSRLSGAALEACAVALEYARVSTGGRAAIGVRAIEPYDPRAQLALDDTAVRNLELVRTLSGDRAGSLLALLDETSTPMGARLLRRRLLAPLADVAAIRRRHDSVEAFVLDPERRRALRRALSEIGDLERLATRAELGVASPRDLGAIRAGLRSAIGVVDALGAQHDEVLAALVPRDVCEDVESLLSTALVEDLPLVPSAGPVIKDGIDARVDELRTLSTSSKDVLLALEARERETSGIASLKIRFTKVFGYYVEITRSNLHLVPSHFRRKQTVANGERYTTDELEELQSKILNAEDRLKALETEIFEDVRRRAGAEAHRLRALAFRLAEIDVHAGLAEVAHRRGYVRPEVDESLSLELVECRHPIVETLAAAGSFVPNDVAIDAEAQRLLVITGPNMAGKSTTMREVALAAIMAQLGSFVAATRARIGLVDRVFTRVGASDDLGRGQSTFMVEMRETATILREATRRSLVILDEIGRGTSTYDGLAIAWAVAEHLHDVIGCRTLFATHYHELCELERTRPGVRNFNVAAREHQGDVVFLHRLVPGASNKSYGVAVARLAGTPERVLERAKTLLRGLESGATDAAAGAKASLRERVRAEVPQLDLFGVAQPATESVAPPPPEPSEVERALRELDPDRMTPIEALVALSKLRSLLAKR from the coding sequence GTGGCGAAGGCGAAAGAGGGCGCCCACTCGCCCGCGATGCAGCAGTTCTTCCGTGCGAAGGAGCAGCACCCGGATGCGTTGCTCTTCTTCCGCATGGGGGACTTCTACGAGATGTTCTTCGACGACGCGGTGATCGCGTCGAAGGCGCTCGACCTCACGCTCACCGCGCGCAGCAAGGGCATCGACGGACGCGAGGTCCCGATGGCCGGCGTGCCGCACCACGCGGCGGCGTCGTACCTCGCGCGACTGCTCGAGAAGGGCTTCAAGGTCGCGATCTGCGAGCAGATGGCCGATCCCGCGACGGTGAAGGGCATCGTCCCGCGCGAGGTCGTCCGCGTCGTCACGCCGGGGCTGGCGCTCGATCCCGATGCGCTCGATGCGCGCACCGACAACGCGCTCGTCGCGGTCGCGTGCGAGGGTGAGACGTTCGGGATCGCGGCGCTCGAGCTCACTCGCGCCGAGCTGCGCGCGTGCACCGTGAGCGGCGGCGCGGCGATGCTCGCCGAGGTTCTGCGCCTCGACCCGCGCGAGGTGCTCGTCGTGCGCGGCGGCGAGACCCACGCCGCGCTCGCGCGCGCGCTCCCGAAGGCGCGCGTCGCCGAGCACGCGACGCCCGCGGATCGACGCGCCGCGCTCGCGATCGCGCTCGACGACGCCGCGATCGGAGATGCGTCGTCGCGGCTGTCGGGCGCCGCCCTCGAGGCGTGCGCCGTCGCGCTCGAGTACGCGCGCGTGTCGACCGGAGGTCGCGCGGCGATCGGCGTGCGCGCGATCGAGCCGTACGATCCGCGCGCGCAGCTCGCGCTCGACGACACCGCGGTGCGCAACCTCGAGCTCGTGCGCACGCTCTCGGGGGATCGTGCGGGCTCGCTGCTCGCGCTGCTCGACGAGACCTCGACGCCGATGGGCGCGCGCCTCCTGCGTCGCCGGCTGCTCGCGCCGCTCGCCGACGTCGCGGCGATCCGTCGCCGTCACGACTCGGTCGAGGCGTTCGTGCTCGATCCCGAGCGCCGTCGCGCGCTGCGCCGCGCGCTCTCGGAGATCGGTGATCTCGAGCGCCTCGCGACGCGTGCCGAGCTCGGCGTCGCCAGCCCGCGCGACCTCGGCGCGATCCGCGCGGGCCTTCGTAGCGCGATCGGCGTGGTCGACGCGCTCGGCGCGCAGCACGACGAGGTGCTCGCCGCGCTCGTGCCGCGCGACGTGTGCGAGGACGTCGAGTCGCTCCTCTCGACCGCGCTCGTCGAGGACCTCCCGCTCGTGCCCAGCGCGGGCCCGGTGATCAAGGACGGCATCGACGCGCGCGTCGACGAGCTGCGCACGCTCTCGACGTCGAGCAAGGACGTCCTGCTCGCGCTCGAGGCGCGCGAGCGCGAAACATCGGGCATCGCCTCGCTGAAGATTCGTTTCACGAAGGTCTTCGGCTACTACGTCGAGATCACGCGCTCGAACCTGCACCTCGTGCCGTCGCACTTCCGGCGCAAGCAGACCGTCGCGAACGGCGAGCGGTACACCACCGACGAGCTCGAGGAGCTGCAGTCGAAGATCCTGAACGCCGAGGATCGCCTCAAGGCGCTCGAGACCGAGATCTTCGAGGACGTGCGCCGCCGCGCGGGCGCCGAAGCACATCGCCTGCGCGCGCTCGCGTTCCGTCTCGCGGAGATCGACGTGCACGCGGGGCTCGCCGAGGTCGCGCACCGCCGCGGCTACGTGCGCCCCGAGGTCGACGAGTCGCTCTCGCTCGAGCTCGTCGAGTGCCGCCATCCGATCGTCGAGACGCTCGCCGCCGCGGGCTCTTTCGTGCCCAACGACGTCGCGATCGACGCGGAGGCGCAGCGCCTGCTCGTCATCACCGGGCCGAACATGGCGGGCAAGTCGACGACGATGCGCGAGGTCGCGCTCGCCGCGATCATGGCGCAGCTCGGATCGTTCGTGGCCGCGACGCGCGCGCGCATCGGCCTCGTCGATCGCGTGTTCACGCGCGTCGGCGCGAGCGACGATCTCGGGCGCGGCCAGAGCACGTTCATGGTCGAGATGCGCGAGACCGCGACGATCCTCCGGGAGGCGACGCGTCGCTCGCTCGTGATCCTCGACGAGATCGGCCGCGGCACGAGCACCTACGACGGGCTCGCGATCGCGTGGGCCGTCGCCGAGCACCTCCACGACGTGATCGGGTGCCGCACGCTGTTCGCGACGCACTACCACGAGCTCTGCGAGCTCGAGCGGACGCGCCCCGGCGTGCGCAACTTCAACGTCGCGGCGCGCGAGCACCAGGGCGACGTCGTGTTCCTCCACCGGCTCGTCCCGGGCGCGAGCAACAAGAGCTACGGCGTCGCGGTCGCGCGCCTCGCGGGCACGCCCGAGCGCGTGCTCGAGCGCGCGAAGACGCTGCTGCGCGGGCTCGAGAGCGGCGCGACGGATGCGGCCGCGGGCGCGAAGGCGAGCCTGCGCGAGCGGGTGCGCGCCGAGGTCCCGCAGCTCGATCTCTTCGGCGTCGCGCAGCCCGCTACGGAATCCGTAGCGCCGCCTCCGCCCGAGCCTTCCGAGGTCGAGCGCGCGCTGCGCGAGCTCGACCCCGATCGGATGACGCCGATCGAGGCGCTCGTCGCGCTCTCGAAGCTGCGATCGCTGCTCGCGAAGCGCTGA
- the cmk gene encoding (d)CMP kinase, with product MTPRARGLVVAIDGPAGAGKSTVSRRLAARLGYTLVDTGALYRAIALAAREIGISWDDGPGLGSLARRLPLALEPSEEGSRVIVDGEDRSSDIRTPEISQGASIVSQHPDVRVALLDLQRRLGAEGGVVLEGRDIGTVVFPDAEVKVFLTASDEERARRRTAELQARGAAQPIDQVLAEIRERDRRDSTRPIAPLKPARDAITVDTTALDLDAVVETLVGIVRGASSTRSD from the coding sequence GTGACGCCGCGCGCGCGCGGACTGGTCGTCGCGATCGACGGCCCCGCGGGCGCGGGCAAGAGCACGGTCTCGCGCCGTCTCGCGGCACGCCTCGGGTACACGCTCGTCGACACCGGCGCGCTCTATCGCGCGATCGCGCTCGCCGCGCGCGAGATAGGGATCTCGTGGGACGACGGGCCCGGGCTGGGATCACTCGCGCGACGTCTCCCGCTCGCGCTCGAGCCGAGCGAGGAGGGATCACGCGTGATCGTCGACGGCGAGGATCGCTCGAGCGACATCCGCACGCCCGAGATCTCCCAGGGCGCGAGCATCGTCTCGCAGCACCCCGACGTGCGCGTGGCGCTGCTCGATCTGCAGCGTCGTCTCGGCGCCGAGGGTGGGGTGGTGCTCGAAGGGCGCGACATCGGCACGGTCGTGTTCCCCGACGCCGAGGTGAAGGTCTTCCTCACCGCGTCGGACGAGGAACGCGCGCGCCGTCGCACCGCCGAGCTCCAGGCACGTGGCGCCGCCCAGCCGATCGATCAGGTGCTCGCCGAGATCCGAGAGCGGGATCGCCGCGACTCCACGCGCCCGATCGCGCCGCTCAAGCCGGCGCGCGACGCGATCACGGTGGACACGACCGCGCTCGATCTCGACGCGGTCGTCGAGACGCTCGTGGGGATCGTACGTGGTGCGAGCAGCACCCGCAGCGATTGA
- the aroA gene encoding 3-phosphoshikimate 1-carboxyvinyltransferase — MASTGSETKRWRVRASGPLRGQVRVPGDKSIGHRALLFGALAEGTSTVRGLSGGLDNAATAEAMRQMGARIEFSGEPATGVTAKIAGVGLDGLKMPSGVLDCGNSGTTMRMLAGVLVAQKFGTRLIGDASLTRRPMRRIVDPLRARGGHIAGVKGAKEGEHYPPLSVAPLLPDEKLTGIEYQSPIASAQVKSALLLSGLWADGPTAVAEPTLSRDHTERMMLALGVPLQTMGPMVVLDPEEWDRRWDGFEWDVPGDISGAAFIMAAGLLVPGSEIVIDNVGTNPTRTGILDALRAMRAPIFITPRGDAAGMEPIAQVVVRHAPYSPTRLGGELVTRMIDEVPIFAAICTRAGGASEIRDAEELRVKESDRLSITANMLRDAGVDCVELRDGMTIHGGTGALRATRVTSHGDHRIAMTAAVLGLASEGETIVQDVGCVDTSFPGFADLLRSLGADIVEETA, encoded by the coding sequence ATGGCGAGCACCGGTTCCGAGACGAAGCGATGGCGTGTCCGCGCGAGCGGTCCGCTGCGAGGTCAGGTCCGCGTCCCCGGCGACAAGTCGATCGGCCATCGCGCGCTGCTCTTCGGTGCGCTCGCGGAGGGAACCTCGACGGTGCGCGGTCTCTCGGGCGGTCTCGACAACGCGGCGACCGCCGAGGCCATGCGGCAGATGGGCGCGCGCATCGAGTTCTCGGGCGAGCCCGCGACGGGCGTGACCGCGAAGATCGCCGGCGTCGGTCTCGATGGTCTGAAGATGCCGAGCGGCGTGCTCGACTGCGGCAACTCGGGCACCACGATGCGCATGCTCGCGGGCGTGCTCGTCGCGCAGAAGTTCGGCACGCGCCTCATCGGCGACGCGAGCCTCACGCGCCGCCCGATGAGGCGCATCGTCGATCCGCTGCGCGCGCGCGGCGGTCACATCGCGGGCGTGAAGGGCGCGAAGGAAGGCGAGCACTATCCGCCGCTCTCGGTCGCGCCGCTGCTCCCCGACGAGAAGCTCACGGGCATCGAGTACCAGTCTCCGATCGCCAGCGCGCAGGTGAAGAGCGCGCTGCTGCTCTCCGGCCTCTGGGCCGACGGTCCGACCGCGGTCGCCGAGCCCACGCTCTCGCGCGATCACACGGAGCGCATGATGCTCGCGCTCGGCGTCCCGCTGCAGACGATGGGCCCGATGGTCGTGCTCGATCCCGAGGAGTGGGATCGCCGCTGGGACGGCTTCGAGTGGGACGTGCCGGGCGACATCAGCGGCGCGGCGTTCATCATGGCGGCGGGCCTGCTCGTGCCGGGCAGCGAGATCGTGATCGACAACGTCGGCACGAACCCGACGCGCACCGGCATCCTCGACGCGCTGCGCGCGATGCGCGCGCCGATCTTCATCACGCCGCGCGGTGACGCCGCGGGCATGGAGCCGATCGCGCAGGTCGTGGTCCGCCACGCGCCGTACAGCCCGACGCGCCTCGGCGGCGAGCTCGTCACCCGCATGATCGACGAGGTGCCGATCTTCGCCGCGATCTGCACGCGCGCCGGTGGCGCGAGCGAGATCCGCGACGCCGAGGAGCTGCGCGTGAAGGAGAGCGATCGCCTCTCGATCACCGCAAACATGCTGCGCGACGCGGGCGTCGACTGCGTCGAGCTCCGCGACGGCATGACGATCCACGGCGGCACCGGTGCGCTTCGCGCGACGCGCGTGACGAGCCACGGCGATCACCGCATCGCGATGACCGCGGCGGTGCTCGGCCTCGCGTCCGAGGGCGAGACGATCGTCCAGGACGTCGGCTGCGTCGACACGAGCTTCCCCGGGTTCGCCGACCTGCTGCGCTCGCTCGGCGCCGACATCGTCGAGGAGACGGCGTGA